One Streptomyces lincolnensis genomic region harbors:
- a CDS encoding NmrA/HSCARG family protein, producing MSEKKVIAVAGATGAQGGGAARVILADPDSGFAVRALTRNPDSPAAKELAELGAEVVRADFYDEPSVHRAFEGAYGAFLVTNFWAHGSAAKEAEEVETLVRAAKGAGLKHVVWSTLEDTRELLPLEDERMPVLQEKYNVPHFDVKGEANELFRQAGVPTTFLNTTFFFQGFLSVMAPKRAEDGVLTLTLPFEDGKLLSGVDVNDIGRTAYAILKSGEEFIGHTIGLAGDHLTGAQYAEKLAAVLGEPVRFQSVPYDVFRSLGVPAGEEIANMFQYYGDFDQEFTGARDLDRLREINPALKDFDTWLAENGSRIQVG from the coding sequence ATGAGCGAGAAGAAGGTCATCGCGGTCGCCGGAGCCACGGGTGCGCAGGGCGGCGGTGCCGCGCGGGTGATCCTGGCCGATCCGGACTCGGGTTTCGCGGTGCGCGCGCTGACCAGGAACCCGGACTCGCCGGCCGCCAAGGAACTCGCGGAGCTCGGTGCGGAGGTGGTGCGGGCGGACTTCTACGACGAGCCGAGCGTGCACCGGGCGTTCGAGGGTGCCTACGGTGCCTTCCTGGTCACCAACTTCTGGGCGCACGGTTCGGCGGCCAAGGAGGCCGAGGAGGTCGAGACCCTGGTGCGGGCCGCGAAGGGCGCCGGCCTGAAGCACGTGGTGTGGTCGACGCTGGAGGACACCCGGGAGCTGCTGCCGCTGGAGGACGAGCGGATGCCGGTGCTCCAGGAGAAGTACAACGTGCCGCACTTCGACGTCAAGGGCGAGGCGAACGAACTGTTCCGGCAGGCCGGGGTGCCCACCACGTTCCTGAACACCACCTTCTTCTTCCAGGGCTTCCTGTCGGTGATGGCGCCCAAGCGGGCCGAGGACGGCGTGCTGACGCTGACCCTGCCGTTCGAGGACGGCAAGCTGCTGTCCGGTGTGGACGTCAACGACATCGGCCGCACCGCCTACGCGATCCTCAAGTCCGGCGAGGAGTTCATCGGCCACACCATCGGCCTGGCCGGCGACCACCTGACCGGCGCGCAGTACGCCGAGAAGCTGGCGGCCGTACTGGGCGAGCCGGTGCGTTTCCAGTCGGTGCCCTACGACGTCTTCCGCTCCCTGGGCGTCCCGGCGGGCGAAGAGATCGCCAACATGTTCCAGTACTACGGCGACTTCGACCAGGAGTTCACCGGCGCCCGCGACCTGGACCGGCTGCGGGAGATCAACCCGGCGCTGAAGGACTTCGACACCTGGCTGGCCGAGAACGGCTCCCGGATCCAGGTGGGTTGA
- a CDS encoding GNAT family N-acetyltransferase: MTELAAAEESVAQLSTVWRAMVLDRDQDADVRDLPGVAVRWADCRFAFWNAVTLTDVGADAALLGQRLGQAADIMRSKKQPGFLWLFEDLLADDARAALDEAARRAGLAYAFPGTGMAGDLLPVPEPHHRDLTFERVTTDEHLRAYADLNSRAYGFPLEQGRDGIAGSTLWKKEVYAYLALRDGVPVACAATIEAEGRLFVVLVATDPDAQRRGYGEAVTRKALYEGARATGLTRATLHATVAGAPVYPRIGFEPNSPMRFYGLAG, from the coding sequence GTGACGGAACTGGCGGCCGCGGAAGAATCGGTGGCACAGCTCTCCACGGTCTGGCGCGCCATGGTGCTCGACCGGGACCAGGACGCGGACGTACGGGATCTGCCGGGCGTCGCCGTCCGCTGGGCCGACTGCCGCTTCGCCTTCTGGAACGCGGTGACACTGACCGATGTCGGCGCGGACGCGGCACTCCTGGGACAGCGTCTTGGCCAGGCGGCCGACATCATGCGGTCCAAGAAGCAGCCGGGTTTCCTGTGGCTGTTCGAGGACCTGCTCGCGGACGACGCACGCGCGGCGCTGGACGAGGCGGCCCGGCGCGCGGGCCTGGCCTACGCCTTCCCGGGCACTGGCATGGCCGGCGACCTGCTGCCCGTCCCCGAGCCCCACCATCGGGACCTGACCTTCGAGCGCGTGACCACCGACGAACACCTGCGGGCCTACGCGGACCTCAACTCGCGCGCCTACGGCTTCCCCCTGGAGCAGGGCCGCGACGGCATCGCCGGCTCCACGCTGTGGAAGAAGGAGGTCTACGCCTACCTGGCCCTGCGGGACGGTGTCCCGGTCGCCTGCGCCGCGACGATCGAGGCGGAGGGCCGGCTCTTCGTCGTACTCGTCGCCACTGATCCGGACGCGCAGCGTCGGGGCTACGGCGAGGCGGTGACGCGCAAGGCGCTGTACGAGGGCGCCCGCGCCACCGGGCTGACCCGGGCCACCCTGCACGCCACCGTCGCCGGTGCGCCCGTGTACCCGCGCATCGGTTTCGAGCCGAACTCACCGATGCGCTTCTACGGACTGGCCGGCTGA
- a CDS encoding alpha/beta fold hydrolase — protein MFYREEGPPDAPVVLLPHGYPSSSFQFRAFMPALADRWRLVAPDFPGFGYSDTPDPAGFSYTFDGYAGFLERFTTALNLQRYALYLHDYGSQIGLRLAMRAPERVAALIVQNGDIYEDELGPKYKGLREYWEHPTPEGRARLLEAVTEEGLRDEFVGEIDERLVERISPDLWKLSWPLLDSPRRREIMVGLMEGLRENLDWFPKYQEYLREHRPPTLIAWGPQDGYMPEGAARAYLRDLPDAELHLLDGGHWLLETHLEEVVSLVRDFLGRVHGRQPARSGP, from the coding sequence GTGTTCTATCGCGAGGAGGGTCCCCCGGACGCGCCCGTCGTGCTGCTCCCGCACGGCTATCCGTCCTCCTCGTTCCAGTTCCGCGCCTTCATGCCGGCCCTCGCCGACCGGTGGCGGCTCGTGGCGCCCGACTTCCCCGGCTTCGGCTACAGCGACACCCCCGACCCGGCCGGCTTCTCGTACACCTTCGACGGGTACGCCGGGTTCCTGGAGCGGTTCACCACCGCGCTGAACCTCCAGCGGTACGCCCTCTACCTGCACGACTACGGCTCACAGATCGGGCTGCGGCTGGCCATGCGCGCCCCGGAACGCGTCGCGGCCCTCATCGTCCAGAACGGGGACATCTACGAGGACGAGCTCGGCCCGAAGTACAAGGGGCTCCGCGAGTACTGGGAGCACCCGACCCCCGAGGGGAGGGCGCGGCTGCTGGAGGCCGTGACCGAGGAGGGGCTGCGCGACGAGTTCGTCGGCGAGATCGACGAGCGGCTCGTCGAGCGGATCAGCCCCGACCTGTGGAAGCTGTCCTGGCCCCTGCTGGACTCCCCGCGACGGCGCGAGATCATGGTCGGGCTGATGGAGGGGCTGCGGGAGAACCTCGACTGGTTCCCGAAGTACCAGGAGTACCTGCGGGAGCACCGCCCTCCGACGCTGATCGCCTGGGGGCCCCAGGACGGCTACATGCCCGAGGGCGCCGCCCGCGCCTACCTGCGTGACCTGCCGGACGCGGAGCTCCATCTGCTCGACGGCGGGCACTGGCTGCTGGAGACCCACCTGGAGGAAGTCGTCTCCCTGGTACGGGACTTCCTCGGCAGGGTGCACGGACGGCAGCCGGCCCGGTCCGGACCCTGA
- a CDS encoding cupin domain-containing protein, with protein MELLKKQPTMKLPAEWFTGDAWADVIHRGEEPSRARANAVHFAPGARTAWHSHGLGQTLYVVEGIALIQSRGGDILEARPGDVIWTPPGEEHWHGAAPDHFMTHIALWETDDVTWLEHVSDTEYAG; from the coding sequence ATGGAACTGCTGAAGAAGCAGCCGACGATGAAGCTGCCGGCCGAATGGTTCACCGGCGACGCGTGGGCCGACGTGATCCACCGCGGTGAGGAGCCGTCCCGGGCCCGCGCCAACGCGGTCCACTTCGCGCCCGGCGCCCGCACGGCCTGGCACTCCCACGGCCTGGGCCAGACCCTCTACGTCGTCGAGGGCATCGCCCTCATCCAGTCCCGCGGCGGCGACATCCTCGAAGCACGTCCCGGCGACGTGATCTGGACACCACCGGGTGAGGAGCACTGGCACGGCGCCGCCCCCGACCACTTCATGACACACATCGCGCTGTGGGAGACCGACGACGTCACCTGGCTCGAACACGTCAGCGACACCGAGTACGCCGGCTGA
- a CDS encoding TetR/AcrR family transcriptional regulator, translated as MDRRTVYRRFASREDLLAAIYEARLTAIEHAIEDARLREAPVTVALHRYVENIVAVNRTWPVDLTRMLADESVHARRDASVREVDMFLRRATDEGLLRPGLPQGWASALLPQLMHLVSREMPHLSHGQAANVVVDTLLRGLGTP; from the coding sequence GTGGACCGGCGCACCGTCTACCGGCGCTTCGCCTCGCGCGAAGACCTCCTCGCCGCCATCTACGAAGCCCGCCTGACCGCCATCGAGCACGCCATCGAGGACGCGCGACTGCGCGAGGCACCCGTCACCGTCGCCCTGCACCGCTACGTCGAGAACATCGTCGCCGTCAACCGCACCTGGCCGGTCGATCTCACCCGCATGCTCGCCGACGAGAGCGTCCACGCCCGCCGCGACGCCTCCGTTCGCGAGGTCGACATGTTCCTCCGGCGTGCCACGGACGAGGGGCTCCTGCGCCCCGGCCTCCCCCAGGGGTGGGCGAGCGCGCTGCTGCCCCAGCTCATGCACCTGGTGTCCCGGGAGATGCCCCACCTGAGCCACGGGCAGGCGGCGAACGTCGTCGTGGACACGCTGCTGCGCGGCCTCGGGACGCCCTGA
- a CDS encoding PLP-dependent aminotransferase family protein has product MDVMGRSTKSPYEGSKNPSPTSPGSVVRGPDGEPSLGSDFLQLDIGQAPPGGRTAWLADRLRSAIADGRLPVGARLPASRVLAEELRVTRGVVTEAYRRLAESGQIAGRGRLGTVVVAAPAAPRDRTRAAGEPGPALFGSADRDGVIDALRSLPCRIDLSPGVPDLAAFPRTAWLRAERSVLAGVTPADFGYGDPRGAPALRRAVVGWLARNRGIRADPDEVVVVAGVAQAFALLGQLLRADGVLRVAVEDPGSLGARQQLEYGGHSVVPVPVDDGGLDVGALRASGARAVLLTPAHQFPTGVVLDGERRRELLRWAAEGGLVIEDDYDAEHRYDRPPVLALRSLMPDGVCYAGSVSKLLAPALRVGWLLVPPNRLEAAVTAKRYADLGNGILTQLVLARLMDTGELERHLRHVRLRHRRRRDVMLRAIEAHLPGARVHGAAAGLHLMVTFDGRRGSGLRDTDLAAAALAQGVKVHPLSWHRISPGAPGLVLGYAAGPAHEIEEGITLVGDALRGLRAGSPR; this is encoded by the coding sequence ATGGACGTCATGGGCAGGTCCACGAAGTCACCGTACGAGGGGTCCAAAAACCCGTCCCCGACGTCGCCGGGTTCGGTCGTCCGCGGGCCGGACGGCGAGCCGTCCCTCGGTTCGGACTTCCTCCAGCTGGACATCGGCCAGGCGCCGCCCGGCGGACGGACCGCCTGGCTCGCCGACCGGCTGCGCTCGGCCATCGCGGACGGCCGGCTCCCCGTCGGAGCACGGCTGCCGGCCAGCCGGGTGCTGGCCGAGGAGCTGCGCGTCACCCGGGGGGTGGTCACCGAGGCGTACCGGCGGCTCGCCGAGTCCGGGCAGATCGCCGGGCGCGGTCGGCTCGGCACGGTGGTGGTGGCGGCTCCCGCCGCGCCCCGCGACCGCACCCGCGCCGCGGGGGAACCCGGGCCCGCGCTCTTCGGCTCCGCCGACCGCGACGGCGTCATTGACGCGCTGCGCTCCCTGCCCTGCCGTATCGACCTCTCCCCGGGCGTCCCCGACCTCGCCGCCTTCCCGCGCACGGCCTGGCTGCGCGCCGAGCGCTCCGTCCTCGCGGGCGTCACCCCGGCCGACTTCGGCTACGGCGATCCGCGCGGCGCCCCCGCCCTGCGCCGGGCCGTCGTCGGCTGGCTGGCCCGCAACCGCGGCATCCGGGCCGACCCGGACGAGGTCGTGGTGGTCGCCGGTGTGGCGCAGGCCTTCGCGCTGCTGGGGCAGCTGCTGCGGGCGGACGGCGTCCTGCGTGTGGCCGTCGAGGATCCCGGTTCGCTGGGGGCGCGCCAGCAGTTGGAGTACGGCGGCCACAGCGTCGTCCCCGTCCCCGTGGACGACGGCGGCCTCGACGTCGGCGCGCTGCGCGCGAGCGGCGCCCGGGCGGTGCTGCTGACCCCGGCCCACCAGTTCCCCACCGGCGTCGTCCTCGACGGGGAACGCCGACGCGAACTGCTGCGCTGGGCGGCCGAGGGCGGGCTGGTCATCGAGGACGACTACGACGCCGAGCACCGCTACGACCGGCCGCCGGTTCTGGCGCTGCGCTCACTGATGCCCGACGGCGTCTGCTACGCGGGCAGCGTCTCCAAACTCCTCGCGCCCGCGCTCCGGGTGGGCTGGCTGCTCGTCCCCCCGAACCGGCTGGAGGCCGCCGTGACGGCCAAGCGGTACGCCGACCTCGGCAACGGCATCCTCACCCAGCTGGTCCTCGCCCGGCTGATGGACACGGGCGAGCTGGAACGCCACCTGCGCCATGTCCGGCTGCGCCACCGACGGCGCCGGGACGTGATGCTGCGGGCCATCGAGGCGCACCTGCCCGGCGCCCGCGTCCACGGGGCGGCCGCCGGGCTGCACCTCATGGTCACCTTCGACGGCCGGCGGGGGAGCGGCCTGCGCGACACCGACCTCGCCGCGGCCGCCCTCGCCCAGGGCGTCAAGGTCCACCCCCTCTCCTGGCACCGGATCAGCCCCGGCGCACCCGGCCTGGTCCTCGGCTACGCGGCCGGCCCCGCTCACGAGATCGAGGAGGGCATCACCCTCGTCGGCGACGCCCTGCGCGGCCTGCGCGCCGGTTCTCCCCGGTAG
- a CDS encoding DMT family transporter, with the protein MNTPSASFAQLVPGMVGMTLVGSSVTVSHALVDAPLFTTQAVRYAAATALLVVIARFAGARLVWPRGREWLWLAGLAVTGLVLFNVAVVRGVAHAEPAVIAVAVACVPLLLGVLGPLLEGRSPSRQVLLAAPVVMAGAVLVQGTGRTDAVGVAWAALALGCEAGFTLLAVPVLRRHGPWGVSVHAAWLGGIMLAVLGVTLEGPSAALELTGGQWAAAGYLALMVTAVAFVLWYSTVRSVGAGRAGLLTGIAPLAAAVAGAVSGTGVPGPSVWLGIAVVIVGLVAGLRTRAVPAGGGSAKEHEEHVEHTAAAVAPPAPAEHPLPGKSGVGSSPSGSA; encoded by the coding sequence ATGAACACACCTTCCGCCTCGTTCGCCCAGCTGGTGCCCGGCATGGTCGGCATGACCCTGGTCGGCAGCAGCGTCACCGTCTCGCACGCCCTCGTCGACGCCCCGCTGTTCACCACCCAGGCCGTCCGGTACGCGGCCGCGACCGCCCTTCTCGTGGTCATCGCCCGGTTCGCCGGTGCCCGGCTGGTGTGGCCGCGCGGGCGGGAGTGGCTGTGGCTGGCCGGGCTCGCGGTCACCGGTCTGGTGCTGTTCAACGTGGCCGTGGTCCGGGGCGTCGCCCATGCGGAGCCCGCGGTGATCGCCGTCGCCGTGGCGTGCGTACCGCTGCTCCTCGGGGTGCTGGGGCCCCTCCTGGAAGGACGTAGCCCCAGTCGTCAGGTGCTCCTGGCGGCGCCCGTCGTCATGGCGGGTGCCGTGCTGGTGCAGGGCACGGGCCGCACCGATGCCGTCGGGGTGGCCTGGGCGGCCCTCGCCCTGGGCTGCGAGGCCGGTTTCACCCTGCTCGCGGTGCCGGTGCTGCGGCGGCACGGCCCGTGGGGCGTGTCCGTGCACGCGGCCTGGCTGGGCGGCATCATGCTGGCCGTCCTCGGCGTGACCCTCGAAGGGCCGTCGGCCGCGCTGGAGTTGACCGGCGGGCAGTGGGCGGCCGCCGGATACCTGGCGCTGATGGTGACGGCGGTCGCCTTCGTCCTGTGGTACTCGACGGTGCGTTCCGTGGGTGCCGGGCGGGCCGGTCTGCTCACCGGCATCGCACCGCTGGCCGCCGCCGTAGCCGGGGCCGTGTCGGGCACCGGGGTGCCGGGGCCGTCGGTGTGGCTGGGCATCGCCGTCGTGATCGTCGGCCTGGTCGCGGGCCTGCGGACGCGAGCCGTTCCCGCCGGAGGCGGCTCGGCCAAGGAGCACGAGGAGCACGTGGAACACACGGCCGCGGCGGTCGCCCCGCCCGCCCCCGCCGAGCACCCGCTCCCCGGGAAGAGCGGTGTGGGATCGTCCCCGTCCGGATCGGCGTAG
- a CDS encoding S1 family peptidase, which translates to MRTGLSALLLLGTWATASVLPASAADTPPRPTEAPASAGLLSAMQRDLGLTRSQAEERLSAEKRATALERKAKDAAGPSYGGSWFDAERGTLTVAVTRGATVDAVRATGADVRLVQHSAQRLDTVKTRIDGLKAPAGVASWYVDAEANKVVVNVVGTHRTDNDVREFLAQARQAGPVAVRHTASAPRTFAAGTVGGDPYYTGNVRCSIGFSVHGGFVTAGHCGRAGAAVYGWDRSYVGTFQGSSFPGDDYAWVSVGSGWWTVPVVLGWGAIPDRLVRGSAEAPVGASICRSGSTTHWRCGTVLAKNETVNYSQGAVHQMTKTSVCAEGGDSGGSFISGDQAQGVTSGGWGNCSSGGETWYQPVNEILNRYGLRLHTA; encoded by the coding sequence ATGCGCACCGGACTCTCCGCACTCCTCCTGCTCGGCACCTGGGCGACGGCGAGCGTCCTGCCCGCCTCCGCCGCCGACACTCCCCCACGCCCCACCGAAGCACCGGCCTCCGCCGGTCTCCTCTCCGCGATGCAGCGCGACCTGGGCCTGACGAGGAGTCAGGCCGAAGAGCGGCTGTCCGCCGAGAAGAGGGCAACAGCCTTGGAACGCAAGGCGAAAGACGCCGCCGGGCCGTCCTACGGCGGCTCCTGGTTCGACGCGGAGCGCGGCACGCTGACCGTCGCCGTCACCCGTGGAGCGACGGTCGACGCCGTGCGGGCGACCGGCGCGGACGTACGGCTCGTCCAGCACAGTGCTCAGCGGCTCGACACGGTGAAGACCCGGATCGACGGGCTCAAAGCGCCTGCCGGCGTGGCCAGTTGGTACGTCGACGCCGAGGCCAACAAGGTCGTCGTGAATGTCGTCGGCACGCACCGGACCGACAACGATGTCCGGGAGTTCCTCGCGCAGGCCCGCCAGGCGGGCCCCGTCGCCGTGCGGCACACCGCCTCCGCACCCCGGACCTTCGCCGCCGGCACCGTGGGCGGCGACCCCTACTACACCGGCAACGTCCGCTGCTCCATAGGCTTCTCGGTGCACGGCGGGTTCGTCACCGCCGGGCACTGCGGCCGGGCGGGTGCCGCCGTGTACGGCTGGGACCGGTCGTATGTCGGCACCTTCCAGGGATCGTCGTTCCCGGGCGACGACTACGCGTGGGTGAGTGTCGGCAGCGGCTGGTGGACCGTACCCGTGGTGCTCGGCTGGGGCGCCATCCCCGACCGGCTCGTCCGCGGCTCCGCCGAAGCGCCCGTGGGCGCCTCGATCTGCCGGTCCGGCTCCACCACGCACTGGCGCTGCGGGACCGTCCTGGCCAAGAACGAGACGGTCAACTACAGCCAGGGCGCCGTCCACCAGATGACGAAGACGAGTGTGTGCGCCGAGGGCGGTGACTCCGGCGGCTCGTTCATCAGCGGCGACCAGGCCCAGGGCGTCACCTCCGGTGGCTGGGGCAACTGCTCCAGTGGCGGCGAGACCTGGTACCAGCCGGTCAACGAGATCCTCAACCGGTACGGACTGCGGCTCCACACCGCCTGA